A genomic window from Cyprinus carpio isolate SPL01 chromosome A2, ASM1834038v1, whole genome shotgun sequence includes:
- the LOC122135161 gene encoding tripartite motif-containing protein 16-like, which produces MAEARISVDQTEFMCAVCLDLLKDPVAIPCGHSYCKSCVTRFWDQEDQKRVYSCPQCRQTFRPRPALARNTMLAEVVEKLKKTRLSADCYAGAGDVQCDVCTGRKYKAVRSCLVCLESYCQNHLEQHESFFRGKRHKVTEATGRLQEMICQKHEKILEVFCRTDQKCICVLCTMDEHKNHDTVSAAAERTEKQKQLKKTQKTLQQRIQQREKDLQQLRESVESHKRSAQTTVEDSERIFTELIRSIERSRSELIRLIRDQEKTAVSRDEGRLERLEQEINDLRRRDAELEQLSHTQHHIQFLQSFQSLSAPPESTDVNDDLFSSLFSYDSLRESVHQLRDKLEDFCKEELKKISDRGKVLEIHLLSENQTRKDFLQYSHQLTLDLNTAHKRLRLSERNRVITFTDTVQPYPDHPDRFDRVCQVLCRERVCGRCYWELEWSGDVFISVSYKSIRRKGRGVECVFGSNGQSWSLRCSPDRYSFIHKKIETALPVESVSSRIGVFVDHNAGTLSFYSVSDTMRLIHTVQITFTQKLYRGFGFNFTGSSVKLG; this is translated from the exons atggcagaagccagaatTTCGGTGGATCAGACGGAGTTCATGTGtgcagtgtgtctggatctcctgaaggatccagtggccattccctgtggacacagttactgtaagagctgtGTTACACGCTtctgggatcaggaggatcagaagagagtctacagctgccctcagtgcagacagaccttcaggccaagacctgctttagctagaaacaccatgctggctgaagtggtggagaaactgaagaagaccagaCTCTCTGCTGACTGTTACGCTGGAGCcggagatgtgcagtgtgacgtctgtactggaagaaaatacaaagccgtcaggtcctgtctggtgtgtctggaatcttactgtcagaatcacctcgAACAACATGAGAGCTTCTTTAGAGGAAAGAGACACAAAGTGACtgaagccactggacgactgcaggagatgatctgccagaaacatgagaagatcctcgaggttttctgtcgcactgatcagaagtgtatatgtgtgctgtgtacgatggatgaacataaaaaccatgatACTGTTTCAGCTGCAgcagagaggacagagaaacag aagcagctgaagaagacacagaagacgctccagcagagaatccagcagagagagaaagatcttcagcagctgagagagtctgtggagtctcataag cgctctgcacagacaacagtggaggacagtgagaggatctttactgagctcatccgctccattgagagaagccgctctgagctgatacgactgatcagagatcaggaaaagactgcagtgagtcgagatGAAGgacgactggagcgactggagcaggagatcaatgatctgaggaggagagacgctgagctggagcagctttcacacacacagcatcacatccagttcctgcag agtttccagtctctctcagcacctcctgaatctacagacgtaaatgatgatctcttcagttctctcttctcttATGATtctctgagagaatctgtccatcagctgagagacaaactggaggatttctgcaaagaggagctcaagaagatctcagacagaggtaaagtcctggagattcatctgctctcagaaaacca AACCAGGaaggacttcctacaat attcccatcagctcactctggatctaaACACAGCACATAAACGCCTCCGTCTGTCTGAGAGAAACAGAGTGATTACATTCACTGACACagtccagccgtatcctgatcatccagacagatttgatcgtgtgtgtcaggtgttgtgtagagagagagtgtgtggacgctgttactgggagctggagtggagtggagatgtgtttatatcagtgtcatataagagcatcagaaGAAAGGGACGgggtgttgagtgtgtgtttggatctAATGGTCAGTCCTGGAGTTTGCGCTGCTCTCCTGACAGATACTCATTCATACACAAAAAGATAGAAACTGCTCTCCCTGTAGAATCcgtcagcagtagaataggagtgtttgtggatcacaatgcaggaactctgtccttctacagcgtctctgacacaatgagactcatccacacagtccagattACATTCACTCAGAAGCTCTATCGTGGGTTTGGGTTTAATTTTactggatcatcagtgaaactgggttga